The proteins below are encoded in one region of Bremerella sp. P1:
- a CDS encoding MarR family transcriptional regulator — MVNSERTSPHVAVELIRMAIEMASCEKTMRAAIAEVVSPFSLSENAFFILVLCQQNLDRPLPQSKLAKTVGLSPAQLSNLVEQLRQEGWIEASRDERDRRRQFWTLTEEGNRRLEDILPRFHDAWQFDQLPVDPRTLLEGFRQLVALLGDSLNTQALATSVSPVKSHAA; from the coding sequence ATGGTAAACTCGGAGCGAACATCGCCACATGTGGCGGTGGAATTGATTCGTATGGCCATTGAAATGGCGTCGTGCGAGAAAACCATGCGGGCTGCGATCGCGGAAGTGGTCTCGCCGTTTTCTCTCTCCGAAAATGCCTTTTTCATCCTGGTGTTGTGCCAGCAAAACTTGGATCGGCCACTGCCGCAGTCCAAGTTGGCCAAGACAGTGGGACTTTCTCCGGCTCAGCTGAGCAACCTGGTCGAACAGCTTCGGCAAGAGGGTTGGATTGAAGCCAGTCGCGATGAGCGTGATCGGCGGCGTCAGTTTTGGACGCTTACCGAAGAAGGCAATCGACGGCTCGAAGACATCCTTCCTCGGTTTCACGATGCCTGGCAATTCGATCAGCTTCCCGTCGATCCGCGAACGCTGCTGGAAGGCTTTCGGCAATTGGTCGCTTTGCTTGGTGATTCCCTGAATACCCAAGCGTTGGCAACGTCGGTTTCCCCTGTCAAATCCCACGCCGCATAG